One part of the Sorangiineae bacterium MSr11954 genome encodes these proteins:
- a CDS encoding Rrf2 family transcriptional regulator, which produces MILRNQVEWALHCMGILASLPEGKYLSAHVLSEFHRVPKEYLSKALQELAKAGLIEGRLGPKGGYRLARTPDRITVLDVVEAVQGSEGSFHCTEIRRNLPGLSPSDTFTPVCVIADVMYRADHAWREALRQTTIADIGARVENEVSPNLLRKTRAWLLKQID; this is translated from the coding sequence ATGATCCTTCGCAATCAAGTCGAGTGGGCGCTTCATTGCATGGGGATCCTGGCTTCGCTCCCCGAGGGGAAATACCTGTCGGCGCACGTGCTCTCGGAGTTTCATCGCGTGCCCAAGGAGTACCTCTCCAAGGCGCTGCAGGAGCTCGCCAAGGCGGGGCTCATCGAGGGCCGGCTCGGCCCAAAAGGTGGCTACCGCCTTGCGCGCACGCCCGATCGGATCACCGTGCTGGATGTGGTGGAGGCAGTCCAAGGCAGCGAGGGCTCCTTCCACTGCACCGAGATCCGCCGCAATCTCCCGGGCCTTTCGCCGAGCGATACCTTCACCCCCGTCTGCGTGATCGCCGACGTCATGTACCGCGCCGATCATGCGTGGCGCGAGGCGCTGCGCCAAACCACCATCGCGGACATCGGAGCGCGGGTGGAGAACGAGGTCTCGCCGAACCTGCTTCGCAAGACCCGGGCATGGCTCTTGAAACAGATCGACTGA
- a CDS encoding carboxypeptidase regulatory-like domain-containing protein, giving the protein MQGRFARAILLGALCALVVFGALRWRYRAAEAPAAGAQDAPALSNGGPAVEEGTVREGLPQGSIAGRITDLSARPLAFATVCIASPLARPNLPSPIAPRCTAAGEDGRYRFDALAPASYTVDASAPEHQPARWRDDAHDAMFVQLEAGAAREGIDLALSPGGVRVRGRVKDVGGGIVVGATVMVQPGGSEESGGAVVQSNAQGEWQATIPSGNVYVRATAVGYARGDASGVAPGTFIEVVLEPEAVLEGRVVEAGTETPVSGVRVHAGSNPQGVLEGSDGEGEGMAFTNAEGRFRIPGLRSGRYKPLATSARHWGVARESVFVGVGETEQVRIEVSPAFSVSGRVQFPDGRGCSDGSVRLEDPATQQSRSGRTAPDGSVRIEGLSPGTYEVDVNCFFQGLSEDAYEPLKIGTQSVSGLVWKVKTGLTVRGQVVDSAGQPAGGTRILARPKEGAGFTSSPGAAEARPDGTFRMAGLVAGTYFLEADGKGASRTKDPVEVKVERDVDGVRIALAPPSRIEGTVVDARGAPVSAVEVTAEPLQPESNRPLRYGQGSTRDDGTFTLDGLDPAEYAVTVAGGFDGAPRAPGAKEDARDPRRVRVTVRAGETAKVKLVAPRHQGTIQGRVVGEAGEPLSDLFVEAAREMDKAENAPPGAGPDLRFVVGDGPGRGPARTDLEGRFTLGSLPPGSYSVRAYREYGVEAVTPHVPLGAKVTITMRATGSISGVVATASGGSPERFVIGVSDPKVHFMRSEGFFRTGGTWTLHDVPAGTFDISVDTAEGRATGKVTLAQGEKRQGVRLTLAGQASVRGRFVALETGEPVAGMIATISPAEEGFSMGSSFSLKGRDAKRMSDAAGWFEIEHAPSGRVYLHGFSKMFEGDHASVMVPLTLEAGKTNEPLPIRVVRSRVKGIPADIGFQPRGMLPGSDSAPPAPNVVGGVTPGGPAAKAGLVTGDEIVSVDGYDVVGPNSYLLEPLTRVAEGTTIHVTLRRGGTLAIQAEKRALFP; this is encoded by the coding sequence ATGCAAGGTCGGTTTGCGCGCGCCATTCTGCTTGGCGCCCTCTGTGCGCTGGTGGTCTTCGGCGCGCTCCGATGGCGCTACCGAGCGGCCGAGGCGCCAGCGGCGGGCGCGCAGGACGCCCCTGCCCTTTCGAACGGCGGCCCGGCGGTGGAGGAAGGGACGGTTCGCGAGGGGCTGCCACAGGGTAGCATCGCGGGCCGAATCACGGACCTTTCGGCGCGCCCCCTCGCCTTCGCAACGGTGTGCATCGCATCGCCCTTGGCGCGACCGAACCTTCCGAGCCCGATCGCTCCGCGGTGCACGGCCGCGGGCGAGGATGGGCGCTACCGCTTCGACGCGCTCGCACCGGCGAGCTACACCGTGGACGCTTCGGCGCCGGAGCACCAACCGGCGCGATGGCGCGATGACGCGCACGATGCGATGTTCGTGCAGCTCGAGGCGGGCGCCGCGCGCGAGGGGATCGATCTGGCGCTCTCACCGGGCGGCGTGCGGGTGCGCGGGCGGGTCAAGGACGTGGGCGGAGGGATCGTCGTGGGGGCGACGGTGATGGTCCAGCCGGGCGGCAGCGAGGAGAGCGGCGGCGCCGTGGTGCAGAGCAACGCGCAGGGCGAGTGGCAGGCGACCATCCCGTCGGGGAACGTCTATGTTCGTGCGACGGCGGTCGGGTATGCGCGGGGCGATGCGTCGGGGGTCGCGCCCGGCACGTTCATCGAGGTGGTGCTCGAGCCGGAGGCGGTGTTGGAAGGGCGCGTGGTCGAAGCGGGGACGGAGACGCCGGTCTCCGGGGTGCGGGTGCACGCGGGGAGCAATCCGCAAGGCGTCTTGGAGGGGTCGGACGGCGAGGGCGAAGGCATGGCCTTTACCAACGCGGAGGGCCGCTTTCGGATCCCTGGCCTTCGGTCCGGCCGCTACAAGCCGCTCGCCACCAGCGCGCGCCATTGGGGCGTGGCGCGCGAGAGCGTATTCGTAGGCGTGGGCGAGACCGAGCAGGTGCGGATCGAGGTCTCCCCGGCCTTTTCGGTGAGCGGTCGCGTGCAGTTCCCCGATGGGCGCGGCTGCTCCGACGGCTCCGTGCGCCTGGAGGATCCCGCCACACAACAGAGTCGAAGCGGACGAACCGCGCCCGATGGATCCGTGCGCATCGAGGGGCTGTCGCCCGGCACGTACGAGGTGGACGTGAATTGCTTCTTCCAGGGGTTGAGCGAGGACGCGTACGAGCCGTTGAAGATTGGGACCCAGAGCGTGTCCGGGCTGGTCTGGAAGGTGAAGACGGGCCTCACCGTGCGCGGGCAGGTGGTCGATTCGGCCGGGCAGCCGGCGGGTGGGACGCGCATCTTGGCGCGGCCCAAAGAAGGCGCAGGGTTCACGAGCTCTCCCGGCGCGGCGGAAGCTCGCCCGGACGGGACCTTTCGGATGGCCGGCCTGGTGGCGGGCACCTATTTCCTCGAGGCGGACGGCAAAGGGGCATCGCGGACGAAGGATCCGGTGGAGGTCAAGGTCGAGCGCGATGTGGACGGCGTGCGTATCGCGCTGGCCCCGCCGAGCCGCATCGAGGGCACGGTCGTCGATGCCCGCGGCGCGCCCGTCTCCGCCGTCGAGGTGACCGCCGAGCCGCTCCAGCCCGAGTCGAATCGGCCGCTCCGCTACGGGCAAGGCAGCACCCGCGACGACGGGACCTTCACCCTGGACGGCCTCGACCCCGCGGAGTACGCCGTGACGGTCGCGGGAGGTTTCGATGGCGCGCCGCGGGCACCCGGCGCCAAGGAGGACGCGCGCGATCCGCGCCGGGTGCGCGTGACCGTGCGCGCCGGCGAGACGGCCAAGGTGAAGCTGGTGGCACCGCGCCATCAAGGGACGATCCAGGGCCGCGTGGTGGGCGAAGCGGGCGAGCCGCTGTCCGATCTCTTCGTCGAGGCCGCGCGCGAAATGGACAAAGCGGAGAACGCGCCGCCGGGGGCCGGGCCCGATCTGCGCTTCGTGGTTGGGGACGGGCCGGGGCGCGGGCCAGCACGAACGGATCTCGAGGGTCGTTTCACGTTGGGGAGCCTCCCGCCGGGCTCGTACAGCGTGCGCGCGTACCGCGAGTACGGTGTGGAAGCGGTGACCCCGCATGTGCCGCTGGGCGCCAAGGTCACGATCACGATGCGGGCGACGGGGTCCATCTCGGGGGTGGTGGCCACGGCGAGCGGTGGCTCCCCGGAGCGCTTCGTCATCGGGGTGAGCGATCCCAAGGTGCACTTCATGCGAAGCGAGGGGTTCTTCCGCACCGGCGGCACATGGACCTTGCACGACGTGCCGGCGGGGACCTTCGATATCTCGGTCGACACCGCCGAGGGACGCGCCACGGGCAAGGTCACCTTGGCGCAGGGCGAGAAGCGCCAAGGCGTGCGCCTGACGCTCGCGGGCCAGGCGAGCGTGCGCGGGCGGTTCGTCGCGCTGGAGACCGGGGAGCCCGTCGCGGGCATGATCGCCACCATCTCGCCCGCGGAGGAGGGCTTTTCCATGGGGTCCTCGTTCTCGCTCAAGGGCCGCGACGCCAAGCGGATGAGCGACGCGGCGGGGTGGTTCGAGATCGAGCACGCGCCGTCGGGTCGCGTGTACCTGCATGGTTTTTCGAAGATGTTCGAGGGCGACCATGCATCGGTCATGGTGCCGCTCACGCTCGAAGCGGGAAAGACGAACGAGCCTTTGCCCATCCGCGTGGTGCGCTCCCGGGTGAAGGGCATTCCGGCCGACATCGGCTTTCAACCGCGCGGCATGCTCCCCGGCTCCGACTCGGCCCCGCCCGCCCCGAATGTCGTCGGCGGGGTCACCCCCGGCGGCCCCGCCGCCAAAGCCGGCCTCGTCACCGGCGACGAAATCGTCTCCGTGGACGGCTACGACGTGGTCGGTCCGAACAGCTACCTCCTCGAGCCGCTCACCCGCGTGGCCGAAGGCACCACCATCCATGTCACCCTTCGCCGCGGAGGCACCCTGGCCATTCAGGCGGAGAAGCGCGCGCTCTTTCCGTGA
- a CDS encoding amidohydrolase, with amino-acid sequence MLFGNAMLFTNATLVTMNPTRDIVTDGAIAVEGPRIVQVGKSKDLRGSYPEEQTIDLGGKLVIPGLVDTHVHLAQAMLRGSADELTLIPWLCERIWVLQGNYTEADGYASARLCIAEMLKSGTTTFLEAMLAHRYGFDGIAQAVEESGIRACLGGIVMDVGTYATQTAAMHPGMIESRESLRGVVAMHDKWHGRADGRIHVWFGPRTPGGVTPELYREMSAIARERNMGITMHLAEVEADRTFLQSEYGLSPVRYAERVGLLGPRSVLVHMIWLDDGDVALLAQTGTHVSYNPSSNAKLGSGVCDVQRLLDRGVNVALGCDGAPANNDYDLIREMKFGSLVQKAVSRNATVLPAETMLEMATLGGARALGLEREIGSLEVGKRADFAVVDLHRAHTVPAFRPVSTLVYAATGGDVDTVVVDGRIVVSGGVLRSMNEAEILAEANARAAQVYRRAGLSGAMTRSAWPVL; translated from the coding sequence ATGCTCTTTGGCAACGCCATGCTCTTTACCAACGCCACCCTCGTCACCATGAACCCCACGCGCGACATCGTCACCGACGGTGCGATCGCCGTCGAAGGCCCGCGCATCGTCCAGGTGGGCAAATCCAAGGATCTGCGCGGGTCGTATCCCGAGGAGCAAACGATCGACCTCGGTGGGAAGCTGGTGATCCCCGGGCTGGTCGACACCCATGTTCATCTGGCGCAGGCCATGCTCCGCGGCTCGGCCGACGAGCTCACGTTGATTCCGTGGCTGTGCGAGCGCATTTGGGTGCTGCAGGGCAATTACACGGAGGCCGACGGCTACGCCAGCGCGCGACTCTGCATCGCGGAGATGCTCAAGTCGGGGACCACCACGTTCCTGGAGGCGATGCTCGCCCACCGCTATGGCTTCGATGGTATCGCGCAGGCGGTCGAGGAGAGCGGGATCCGCGCCTGCCTCGGCGGCATCGTCATGGATGTCGGCACCTATGCCACGCAGACGGCCGCCATGCACCCCGGCATGATCGAGTCGCGCGAGAGCTTGCGCGGGGTGGTGGCCATGCACGACAAATGGCATGGCCGCGCCGATGGCCGCATCCACGTGTGGTTCGGGCCACGAACACCGGGCGGTGTCACCCCGGAGCTCTATCGCGAGATGAGCGCCATCGCCCGCGAGCGCAACATGGGCATCACCATGCACCTGGCGGAGGTGGAGGCCGATCGCACCTTCCTCCAGAGCGAATACGGCCTCTCGCCCGTGCGTTATGCGGAGCGCGTGGGGCTCTTGGGCCCGCGGAGCGTGCTGGTGCACATGATCTGGCTCGACGACGGCGATGTGGCGCTGCTCGCGCAAACGGGTACGCACGTCTCGTACAACCCCTCCTCCAACGCGAAGCTCGGCTCCGGTGTCTGCGACGTGCAGCGGCTGCTGGACCGCGGGGTCAATGTGGCGCTCGGGTGCGACGGCGCACCGGCCAACAACGACTACGACTTGATCCGCGAAATGAAGTTTGGCTCCCTGGTGCAAAAGGCGGTATCGCGGAACGCAACCGTGCTGCCCGCGGAGACGATGCTCGAAATGGCCACCCTGGGCGGGGCCCGCGCGCTCGGGCTCGAACGGGAAATTGGCTCGCTCGAGGTGGGAAAGCGCGCCGATTTCGCGGTGGTGGATCTCCATCGGGCGCACACGGTGCCGGCGTTTCGGCCCGTCTCGACCTTGGTCTACGCGGCCACCGGCGGCGATGTGGACACGGTGGTGGTCGATGGGCGGATCGTGGTGTCGGGTGGCGTGCTTCGCAGCATGAACGAGGCGGAGATCCTGGCCGAGGCCAACGCGCGCGCCGCCCAGGTGTACCGGCGCGCGGGCTTGTCCGGCGCGATGACCCGGTCGGCGTGGCCCGTGCTGTAG
- a CDS encoding purine permease, which translates to MQAHDARVLHPVDEMLPFGALFLYGLQHVLAMYAGAVAVPLILSNAIGLTHEQTIYLINADLFTCGIATLIQTLGLWKLPIGMKIPLIQGCTFVAVTPMILIGKEHGLPAIYGSILVAGTATVFLSPYMGKLLAFFPPVVSGTIITIVGVSLLPVAVNWAAGGNPHAPDYGDPRYAVLAFVVLVFILLIYRFASGFIANIAVMLGLVFGTLVSIPLGFTHFAKVADAGWLGITTPFKYGWPTFQVSAILSMLLVMLITMTETTGSMLAAGEIVGKPVSKDDLTRGLRADGFSTVIGGILNAFPYTAFSQNIGLLGLTGVKSRFAVSAAGVILMVLGLFPKLAAVVAAIPTPVLGGAGLALFGMVGASGIQMLVKVDFRSGHNLMVIALSLGFGLIPLGNPHFYDKFPSWLQLILHSGITAGSIAAIVLNLFLNGVKPAAMETRALAADPSNAE; encoded by the coding sequence ATGCAGGCACACGACGCGCGCGTACTGCACCCCGTGGACGAAATGCTCCCCTTCGGAGCGCTCTTCCTCTACGGGTTGCAGCACGTGCTGGCGATGTACGCGGGGGCTGTAGCGGTTCCGCTCATTTTATCGAACGCGATCGGGCTCACCCACGAGCAAACGATCTACCTGATCAACGCCGACCTGTTCACGTGCGGGATCGCCACGTTGATCCAAACCTTGGGGCTCTGGAAGCTCCCCATCGGCATGAAGATCCCGCTCATCCAGGGGTGCACCTTCGTGGCCGTGACCCCGATGATCCTCATCGGCAAAGAGCACGGCCTGCCCGCCATTTACGGCTCCATCCTGGTGGCGGGGACGGCCACCGTCTTTCTCAGCCCGTACATGGGAAAGCTCCTGGCGTTCTTTCCGCCGGTGGTGAGCGGGACGATCATCACCATCGTGGGCGTCTCCCTCCTCCCCGTCGCCGTGAACTGGGCCGCCGGAGGCAACCCGCACGCACCCGACTACGGCGATCCCCGCTACGCCGTGCTGGCGTTCGTGGTGCTCGTCTTCATCTTGCTCATCTACCGGTTTGCGTCGGGGTTCATCGCGAACATCGCGGTGATGCTGGGGCTCGTGTTCGGCACCCTCGTCTCGATCCCGCTCGGCTTTACCCACTTTGCAAAGGTGGCCGACGCGGGCTGGCTCGGCATCACCACGCCCTTCAAGTACGGTTGGCCCACCTTCCAGGTGAGCGCCATTCTATCGATGCTCCTGGTGATGCTGATCACGATGACCGAGACCACCGGCTCCATGCTGGCCGCCGGCGAGATCGTGGGAAAGCCCGTCTCCAAAGACGATTTGACCCGAGGGCTGCGGGCCGATGGCTTTTCGACGGTGATCGGGGGGATCCTCAATGCATTTCCCTACACGGCATTCTCGCAGAACATTGGACTACTGGGTTTGACCGGCGTGAAGAGCCGCTTTGCGGTGTCGGCGGCCGGTGTCATTTTGATGGTGTTGGGGCTCTTTCCCAAGCTCGCCGCGGTGGTGGCGGCCATCCCCACACCGGTGCTCGGTGGAGCTGGGCTCGCGCTGTTTGGAATGGTGGGCGCGAGCGGGATTCAGATGCTCGTCAAAGTGGATTTTCGCTCGGGGCACAACCTGATGGTGATTGCGCTGAGCCTTGGATTTGGACTAATCCCGCTGGGAAATCCGCATTTCTACGATAAATTCCCGTCCTGGCTCCAGCTGATCCTGCATAGCGGCATCACCGCCGGCAGCATCGCGGCCATCGTCCTGAACCTCTTCTTGAATGGCGTCAAACCGGCCGCGATGGAAACCCGAGCCTTGGCCGCAGACCCCAGCAACGCCGAGTGA
- a CDS encoding molybdopterin-dependent oxidoreductase has product MNTERERSPMQMVVIPRRSFLAALGLAVGTLAVGLAPSEARAELPAVPPGVAPQLPKGDGGITPNVFVHVAPDGTVTVVCHRSEMGQGIRSSLPVLIADELGADMAKVKIVQGDGAEDLYGDQNTDGSRSVRGAYDDMRQVGAAARMLLIAAAAKKWNVPAAGCEARDHAVVHKASKRTLGFGELAALAAKLPAPKAKEIVLRPKSELRRVGGPLPLIDGPDIVTGRAVFGADVRLPGMLTAVIARPPVVGGKVARYDAARAKATPGVKRILDMPALPAGPPGFHPLGGVAVVADNTWSALRGRAALDITWTAGENASYDSTRYRDTLLASVRAPGKPVRKVGDVDLALAKAAKKIEAEYHVPHLSQAPMEPPAAVAKVDANGCEVWACTQDPQTARTEVATALGLDPKRVTIHVTFLGGGFGRKSKPDFIVEAALLARAAGVPVRLIWAREDDIRHGYFHSTCTQRITAGLDEKGKVIGWLHRTAFPSIEATFEPNRTHGSAGELAQGVLDWPLDIPNVRAEVCEARAHVRIGWMRSVHNINHAFAMSSFIDEIAHQRGQDPRDVLLEVIGPPRRMGLKELGTEKLRNYGESLERHPVDSGRLRRVVERVTELSKWSEHRTKSGTPTRALGLAAHRSFVTYVAVVAAVVKDSAGKIRVDEVWLVADPGTIVNLDRVKSQLEGAVVFGMSIALHGAITMREGAVEQSNFRDYQIARIGEIPRQIHVEVLPSDGLPGGVGEPGVPPVAPAIANAVFALTGKRIRELPLSRAGLVA; this is encoded by the coding sequence ATGAACACCGAACGAGAGCGCAGTCCGATGCAAATGGTGGTCATTCCGCGGCGATCGTTCCTCGCCGCGCTGGGTTTGGCGGTGGGAACGCTCGCCGTCGGGCTCGCCCCCTCCGAGGCGCGGGCCGAGCTCCCGGCCGTGCCGCCCGGCGTGGCGCCGCAGCTGCCGAAGGGCGACGGCGGCATCACGCCCAACGTGTTCGTGCATGTCGCGCCGGATGGCACGGTGACCGTGGTTTGCCACCGCTCCGAGATGGGCCAAGGCATCCGAAGCTCCCTGCCGGTGCTCATCGCCGACGAGCTGGGCGCCGACATGGCCAAGGTGAAGATCGTCCAGGGCGATGGCGCCGAAGATCTCTACGGCGATCAGAACACCGACGGCTCGCGCAGCGTGCGCGGGGCCTACGATGACATGCGCCAGGTCGGCGCCGCCGCGCGCATGCTGCTGATCGCCGCCGCCGCCAAGAAGTGGAACGTGCCGGCCGCCGGGTGCGAGGCCCGCGATCACGCGGTGGTGCACAAGGCCAGCAAGCGCACCTTGGGCTTTGGCGAGCTAGCTGCGCTGGCGGCCAAGCTGCCGGCGCCCAAGGCCAAGGAGATCGTGCTCCGCCCCAAGTCCGAGCTCCGCCGCGTGGGCGGCCCGCTGCCGCTCATCGACGGGCCGGACATCGTCACCGGGCGCGCCGTCTTCGGCGCCGACGTGCGCCTCCCGGGCATGCTCACCGCGGTGATCGCGCGGCCCCCGGTGGTGGGCGGCAAGGTGGCGCGCTACGACGCCGCGCGCGCCAAGGCCACCCCCGGCGTGAAGCGCATCCTCGACATGCCGGCGCTGCCCGCGGGGCCGCCGGGCTTCCACCCCTTGGGCGGGGTGGCGGTGGTGGCCGACAACACCTGGTCCGCCCTGCGCGGCCGCGCGGCGCTCGACATCACCTGGACCGCGGGCGAAAACGCCTCGTACGACTCCACCCGCTACCGCGACACATTGCTCGCGTCGGTGCGCGCGCCCGGCAAGCCCGTTCGCAAGGTGGGCGACGTCGACCTCGCGCTGGCCAAGGCCGCCAAGAAGATCGAGGCGGAGTACCACGTCCCGCACCTCTCGCAGGCGCCGATGGAGCCGCCGGCGGCGGTGGCCAAGGTCGACGCCAACGGCTGCGAGGTGTGGGCGTGCACGCAAGATCCGCAGACGGCGCGCACCGAGGTGGCCACCGCGCTCGGCTTGGATCCCAAGCGCGTGACCATCCACGTCACCTTCCTCGGCGGCGGGTTCGGCCGCAAATCCAAGCCGGACTTCATCGTCGAGGCGGCCCTCCTCGCGCGCGCGGCCGGCGTGCCCGTGCGCCTGATCTGGGCGCGCGAAGACGACATTCGCCATGGCTACTTCCACTCCACGTGCACCCAGCGCATCACCGCGGGGCTCGACGAGAAGGGCAAGGTCATCGGCTGGCTCCATCGCACCGCCTTCCCCTCGATCGAGGCCACCTTCGAGCCGAACAGGACGCACGGCTCCGCGGGCGAGCTCGCGCAGGGCGTGCTCGATTGGCCGCTCGACATCCCCAACGTTCGCGCCGAAGTGTGCGAGGCGCGCGCGCACGTGCGCATCGGGTGGATGCGCTCCGTGCACAACATCAACCACGCCTTTGCGATGAGCAGCTTCATCGACGAGATCGCGCACCAACGCGGCCAGGATCCGCGCGACGTCCTGCTCGAGGTGATCGGCCCCCCCCGCCGCATGGGCCTCAAAGAGCTGGGGACCGAGAAGCTCCGCAACTACGGCGAGTCGCTCGAGCGGCACCCGGTCGACAGCGGTCGCCTTCGCCGGGTGGTCGAGCGGGTCACCGAGCTCTCGAAGTGGTCGGAACATCGAACCAAGTCGGGCACCCCAACGCGCGCGCTGGGGCTCGCCGCACACCGCAGCTTCGTCACCTACGTCGCCGTAGTTGCAGCGGTCGTGAAGGACTCCGCCGGCAAAATCCGGGTCGACGAGGTGTGGCTCGTGGCGGATCCCGGCACCATCGTCAACCTCGATCGGGTCAAATCGCAGCTGGAAGGCGCGGTGGTCTTCGGGATGAGCATCGCCCTGCACGGCGCCATCACCATGCGCGAGGGCGCCGTCGAACAATCCAACTTCCGCGACTACCAAATTGCGCGCATCGGGGAGATACCGCGCCAAATTCATGTCGAGGTCCTCCCCAGCGACGGCCTACCCGGCGGGGTTGGCGAGCCGGGCGTCCCCCCCGTCGCACCCGCCATCGCCAATGCGGTATTCGCGCTCACCGGCAAGCGCATCCGGGAGCTCCCCCTCTCGCGTGCCGGGCTCGTGGCCTAG
- a CDS encoding (2Fe-2S)-binding protein yields the protein MTELVVRVNGTEQKLDVDPEMPLLWALRDVIGLTGTKYGCGQALCGACVVHLNGEPVRACVTPVRRAAGGAVVTIEGLSPDGNHPLQRAWVELGVPQCGFCQAGQIMSAAALLAKKPRPTDAEIDESLAGNLCRCGTYTRIRAAVRKAAGNP from the coding sequence ATGACGGAGTTGGTCGTACGGGTCAATGGTACGGAGCAAAAGCTCGACGTCGATCCCGAGATGCCCCTGCTCTGGGCTCTTCGCGACGTGATCGGCCTCACGGGCACCAAGTACGGCTGCGGGCAAGCGCTCTGCGGCGCGTGCGTCGTTCACTTGAACGGCGAGCCCGTGCGCGCGTGCGTCACCCCGGTGCGGCGCGCGGCCGGGGGCGCGGTCGTCACCATCGAGGGGCTCTCGCCCGACGGGAACCACCCGCTGCAGCGCGCCTGGGTGGAGCTGGGGGTGCCGCAGTGCGGGTTCTGCCAGGCGGGGCAGATCATGAGCGCCGCGGCGCTGCTGGCGAAGAAGCCGCGCCCGACCGACGCGGAGATCGATGAATCGCTGGCCGGCAATTTGTGCCGCTGCGGAACCTATACCCGCATCCGCGCCGCCGTTCGCAAGGCGGCAGGGAACCCGTGA
- a CDS encoding Isoquinoline 1-oxidoreductase subunit, which produces MLRGLLAGRGRPELRLAAICTFGTFGVLAALAASSAGCGGSSQEPAATPSVPLTAAPADGLRPPEAFAGISDREDRSRALFAEAGRVLLHPRCVNCHPAGDSPHQRDAMLLHDPPVTRGPADQGVVGMACGSCHQDKNPELARVPGAPNWHLAPKSMAWEGRSLGAICEQVKDRARNGGKSLQAIADHAAHDPLVAWGWAPGADRAPAPGSQAKFGALVSAWIETGAVCPKEEATR; this is translated from the coding sequence ATGCTCAGAGGGCTGCTCGCAGGGCGCGGGCGACCCGAGTTGCGGCTCGCCGCGATCTGCACCTTCGGCACCTTTGGCGTTCTCGCAGCTCTCGCGGCTTCGTCCGCCGGGTGCGGAGGTTCGTCGCAGGAGCCGGCGGCGACGCCCTCCGTTCCCCTGACCGCGGCCCCGGCCGACGGGCTCCGTCCGCCGGAGGCCTTCGCCGGCATCTCCGATCGCGAGGACCGCTCGCGCGCGCTCTTCGCCGAGGCGGGCCGCGTGCTCCTTCACCCACGATGCGTCAACTGCCACCCCGCGGGCGATTCGCCGCACCAGCGCGACGCGATGCTCCTGCACGATCCTCCGGTCACGCGCGGCCCCGCCGATCAGGGCGTGGTGGGCATGGCGTGCGGCTCGTGCCACCAGGACAAGAACCCCGAGCTGGCGCGGGTGCCGGGGGCACCGAACTGGCACCTGGCGCCCAAGAGCATGGCGTGGGAGGGCCGCTCGCTCGGCGCCATTTGCGAGCAGGTGAAGGATCGCGCGCGCAACGGGGGCAAGAGCCTGCAAGCGATCGCCGACCACGCGGCGCACGATCCCTTGGTGGCGTGGGGTTGGGCGCCCGGCGCGGATCGCGCCCCCGCGCCGGGATCGCAGGCGAAGTTTGGAGCGCTCGTCAGCGCATGGATCGAGACGGGCGCCGTGTGTCCAAAAGAGGAGGCAACGCGATGA